The Porites lutea chromosome 7, jaPorLute2.1, whole genome shotgun sequence genome includes the window TTCACGTGGTGAACAGCAACAAGATAAAACAGTGGAGACCACAGGGCCCTGAAACACACCAAACAGGTTTTAAAAGTCGTAAGTCGGGTTTAAGCCCTTTATGTGGGCTCAAAACTCGCATTTTTCCCGAGAGTGGCATAATAATTGTATATGTCAGCATTGTAACTAAGACACTTTGTATAGTTTAGGTTTGTTTCTATTAGGAGGTGTTAAGTAGTGCGTGGCATTCAGTGCGCGACGTCACATCCTTGTTtcgatttcttttccttctgtGTAGCAttaactacagtcgactcccgataatacgaaccttctagggaaataaaaaaaaattcgagttatcgagggtaaaattatgtagaaaacgatctgaagggaaatgaaaattgcttcgagttagcgggaggttcgagtgtGTTTGTGTGCGTGAGAGAGGGTGGGGGTAAAATGAGTGCaacgtcgacctcaagtttatcagttgaATAACTGTCACGAGTTATCGACGTGAAATATGATTGTttaacccttaacctttacagGTATTACATTGGTGTAAGCCTCGGTTATAAAGCAGATACACCGTAGGATAAGGGCACTCACCTCACTGTCTGAGTGGCTAAAGCTCGAAGATAAAGCGCGAGTAAGGACTGGTTCTGTTCTATTGGGTACAAAAATTCCTCCAAGGGAATAGGCAGCTGAAAAAAGAGTCAACATTAAATTGTCATTTGATTTTAGAGACAACTAAACTTGTTAAATTTTCAATGCACACAGGCAAATTCTCCTAGTCCAGACAGACCTGGTCTTTGAACCGACATTACCGATTAATCTCTATAAAACATGCTGTTTAGGCACCAATTGTTTAGACATTGGACAGCACTTTATCCCGGATAGGTACACGGGGAAACAATTACGTCATCTGCTGGAGAGAAATCTACCTATAGCGCtatccaccctttgaacaactgcgGCCAAAATTATAACAAACGAGGCTCACAAGTGTCTTCACAACTCACAAACCCGTTGCCTTTTGGGAAAAGGCTACTTCGTTTGGAACGCATGTGGGAGTATTGAAGAACTGAAGGTACCGTGTTTCTCTCCACAGGTTCGCTCTTCTTCCTAACTATCGGCCCGACCAAAATGCAGATTCGTGCGTTGGGTGTAATTACGAAACTCACAACAGCTGACGGTATGAACTGCCTCAATAAAACTACCGAAAAGCGTTACGTGACAAATCAAATGGCCGTGTAAGAGTACTAGACACCAATGACACGTTACCTGGTCTAAGGGAATTGCTAAGGCCCTTAAGACACCTATGTGCTCATCCCACACAGCTCTACGAAACTTAATGTCGTGTCTTTGTGTTAACGGAAGGACGACAAAGCAGCCAAACAAAGGGTCGCCAAAGGATACCGCGGAATACTGTGAAAGTAATGAGGCGTACctaaaaaacacaaaactatCTCGTCAGATAAAAGAAGAATTATACCAAACTTAACAAAACGATAGCATTTTACATAGTATTAAACCATATCACTTAAGAATTTCCTTCACAACATAAAAACCATGCATCCATTCAGTATTTAGAACTCAAGAACTTGCGCAACAGAAAATCTAAGTAATGCTGAATGATAGCAAGCTGAACGCCGCCGGCGTAATGCTAACACTCCATCCAGCAACTCGAATTAAGTGCCAGATTTatcaacaaaaatattaataaaaataaaaaatatatgataTCGAGCGAAATAAAAGCGTGTTACTTACAGATCATAGAACGACGTGAGTCCAGGGATTGGGGAATTGAAATCGAGCTTCGCTAGTTTTGCAGAGTTTGTGTAAATCCGCAAAAGAACTGACAAATAGTCATGAACTTTGCTGTTCAGAAACAAATCACTCCCTGAAAGTTGACAAACAGAGAATTCCACGGTTAAATTATACAGAAAGTACTTTCAAACCTTTAATCGTTTGACCGTTGCAttgattttactttctcttttttcagaGTTAAAACATTCTGGATTGTAAGGAAACGAGATGAAACTTTTATCGCATGGGTAGCAGGGCAAAATGGCCTTTGTTTGAGATGAAATAACGAGTAAAATGGTTTCTATAAACGAGCTCTTAAAAGGTCCATATTGTGCAGCACACAagaacgcgaaaaaaaaaaacacgaccggaaatacgtctgcgttggCAGGCTAGCTTTTCTTCTTACCTGTTAAGAAGACACACATAATTCTGGCAATTCGCGATGTCATGGAAACGTGACGTAAGCATGAAGGCCACCAATCCTCCAGCAGAAGGACCAACTGAAGGGTTGCTGTTACTATAGAAACGGCTTGACTAGCGACAGTATCAATTTCCTTGCCTTTCATCTCACTTATCAAACAAGAAAGACAACAAGGAGATATTTTGGTCAATGATAAATAAGAATGCTTTTAAAGTCAGAAAAGTGAGAAACAGATTTGAAGTTTCCAATGTATTTGGCTACCTAATTTAACTTCAAACCACATACATACAACATCAGTGCTGCAAAtaacttttctctttttgaaaaGGACATTTGCCGGTCCAGGTCACCATTTTATTCGCAAAAATTGGAGGGTTGTTGGCCATACCTTACCTGATGATCTTTAACTGCACGTACTGCCCAGATCTTCACATGTAAATTATATTTGATTTGCCCGGTTATCGAgtatttaggtttctgggaaactgcccacctacccctcccctaagctaacattaactcttacttctcacttagggcaaaatgatggcttaggggaggggtaggtgggcagtttcccagaaacctaaattgaccTATCAAGTCCGGTAGCAGTCGGGACTTTATCAGACACAGGGAATATTTTAGACGAACATAAGGGCCAtttataggggggggggggggggaaataaGAAGCGTCTTTACTAAGTCGCGACTTATTtcagacgaaatgtgccgtttataagGTACAGTTTTGCGTCTTATTTTTACTCGTGTAAATGGCCGCACTATCATTTTGAACACAGAGGCTTTTTGTGGAGGTCTCACTCATCGGTAAAGAGTTTCTTGGTTAACTCATACCCACTGCGTTTGGTTGGTCGTATTACCATACCATGGAGCCAACGAAATGGTGCACCTAAAAAATTGCACCTCAGCCAGAACGTCAGACATTACAGCGAAACCTAGCGAGATACGCGATTTTTTGAAGTAAATTCTTCATAACCCTATTCCCATATACAGCCAATGGGGCTAAGAACACACGAGAAAAGACCACTTTTTCTGTTGCGAGACCTTGAAaagcctgtgaatacagccgCGTCGTACTACGAAATGTCCCTCGCGGTGAAGCCAGaccttagcctgcgagcaaccTTTCCATTTCGAGTGGCGCGGACGAAGCAGACCgggtagcctgagtatcaggccttcctaaggggctaggggagaggagattttagatggggtagggggtagggggaGAAGAgctcagctctctcccttttttgcttccatctttccccttttccccagaaacgcctgatgcTCATGCTACAGACCGCGCGAAAAGGCGCGAGCGACGTGCCGTTCGGGCGTGACTTCCAACGTTATACCCCAAATGGGGAGGTTTCTCGCAGGTTAACCAGACCTTACCAGTCAAATATGGTACACTGAACGAAGGGATTTTACTTACACACTTATTGCCTGGTTGTGTAATTTCACAATTGGGAGAAACATCCAGTCAGCCGGTTGTATGGGGCCTGTGCAGGGAGACACGAGAAACGACTGTGTTTTCCGCACCTGGTGAAGGGACAGCGACCTGGAAAATGTTCAAATATTATTACAGGAAAGTTCTTACAGAACAGGTTTCACCAATTCGTCATTTAaaaaacgagaaggaaactgtaATGATTCTAGCTATAGCCAGTCACTTCCGGTGCTATTGTTACTATGACGATGATTTGCGGTAcgtgtttttctttcattagggCATATTGTCGCTTACAATAAAGTAGTGTTAAACTCAACCTCTCAAGGCCGCAGCTTGCTTAATACGACACAGAAGTAACTTTCCCGAAGTTTTCGGCGATTGTTAATagggagagggaaaaaataGGCCAATAACTGACCGGCGCATCCCCAGTAAAAACGATGCAAGAAACGATTGCTCTACGGATTTGGGCTCCAGTTCTCATGTCGCTTCTTAAGTGGCGAATTAGAATCTCAGATGTGTTATCGTGTCCCCGTAGTTGCTTCCCCCGCCGAGACGACGTCTTGCCACTTTAATGGAGTAGAGGACATAAAATTTCTattcagtggataacgcaattggtctCCCTAACACTTATAAGCTGTATAGTAGCCTGTACGGCAAGCTCTCTGGGGCGCTCTGGGGGCGGGGCGGGAGAAGCGCGGGACGTCAAATGAACCCTTACATGGTATGTAACACTTTGATagtaactgcaaactgcaaaaaCCACTTTACGAGGTGTGAATGACACGGGATTGAACACAAAAAGACATCGAAGCGaagtcgcaaaaaaaaaaaaaaaaaaaattcaaatctgcCCAATAGCCATATCAAACCAGGCGGATAACATTCGCTGAAGGTCAAAGCACACGAAGTTGGTCTCAAGTACAGGGCACATTAATCAGacataaacaacaacttttctcTATAAAAGATTCCCGCTTCTTCATATTTTCTAGGAACAGAGCGAAAGCAGAGCTGATAACCTGATGTTCacaaactcgttcccagggttctttcCTGCTCGACCCTGCGCAGTAGGAGAAAAACCAGGGAACGAGGTTGTAGTGTTCACTGCGACTAAGGTCAACTTAACCGAGTTTTTACCTGGAAAAATCCAACGCGCGCTTCTTGCCTTGACAGGAATCCACAAAAACAGACCGAATGTAGGGCAAGTTATTATGAGCCTCCGCAACAAGCTCCCCTCGGCTAGCAGTGGAAGCGTCGTATGTAGTTGACTCGGGAGGACTGGCGAGAGACATCTCCGATAAGTCTCTGATAACGTGTAACGATGACGGTTCATTTGTTGGAACACTAGAAACAACAATAAGTACAAAGACAACTGAATAGAGTAGTTTTCCACAAAGTATAACAGCAAATTGTGAGTGAGTTGACTCTGCTTTTCAACTTGATTAAAAAAACGTGTTTTCTCGGCAAGTAAGGAGTGAATACGATCGCACTTGTTTTGCGAGTTAACGCTGTGATCACGTTAAggttgacaatttttgaaattaagaaatgagcagataaaaaagtgcaaaattatttttacgaAGAAGCCCATTAAAAAGGCAACTTTTTTGTAGCAAAGAAAGGTAAACGGCAAGTGAACGAAAATTTGGTTACGTGATACTACGTTTCTGTTTGACCTAGATTTCACGGCCGAACATAGCCAAATCCCCTTTTCACAATGCAAATGTTCTTCTTGTACTCATCTCAATGGTCAATGGTCAAGGAGACACTCGCGTTGAAAAAACCTTGTTTCTGTAAAGTAAACGTTTACACTGAATCTCACGATTCCACATGCGATTCGCATGCTCAATCCCAAGCCCTTTAGCCTGtcccaggcgttcagatagcgGGAACCGCGCAACACCTTTTCCTGTTTCTAGCTGATTCTCGCTTCTGGCCAAAGATCCTCAGCCTAGTTCTTAGATACAAAACAGCATAGAAACTCGCCAAAAAGACGTCCAGTTCTGACAGTTTAACTACTTTAAGTTCTCTTCACTTACCGAAAAAATTTCGAATTGAATAAAACAGTGGAGAGGAGGTCGAAAGCATAAAATTCATCTCCAGGGAGGAGCTTGGCAAACAACAGGAGCCCAACTTCATGCCACAATGGTACCGTGCTAATCAAGTCTTGTGATTCTGTCGCttcaaactgaaaaagaaagcaCAAACAGTTAACTTGGCGCTGAAATTTCTGTGCAGTTAGAAAAATCCACCTACGAAATTAGCTGGTACGTACGCCACTTATAAGTTACGCGGGAGTTCGTGTTGTCTCGAATTACACCATGGAACATCTATGGACCTGTTTTGGGCGATAAATTTTGACTCAGTTTCTTGCGCGACTTCGTATCGGCCTCATTAAAGGGTTAGCATTAGATAACATCGGGTGAAGCCggattggacaccttatgagGTTTACACAACGCATCAATGTGCTAACGTAACGAGACTGGAACAAAACCCCACTAACCTTGTAGAAttgctgaaaacaaaaaaaaggcaaaacaaaacaaaacaaaactgcagAGCACCAGTTATGGAGAGAACATACTAAAGAGTTAAACACTAATgtgcagtgattagggttaagcactgaactgaaaacgactagctttcaaatattataATGGGACACAGcataaaaattactggatttggcagctagtactcgatggtgtagtggatatgaACGTAGGTTATGAAGTAAATGTCTCGGACTCAAAGCAATTTTTCAGTTCTGTTTAACTATCTTAttttatattacacagtaaagttggacttaagttgttcttcacgtaattttactgaaaaaaaatctggcTTCAATCAGCCAATTTATGCTACCTAATGCTAACCTCATTAAAGAAGGGATAGCGTTCCTAAAACATTCCGGCCGATAGTGCAATTCGATATAACACTGACCCAGTCTTACAGGCAAAATCAGACTGAGGTAAAATCAAGATGGTCCATAGGCAATAAGAATAATAATGCATTCGCAGTTCCAGGTTATAACATCCCATCTTATCCACAGACGCAAAAATATGAAACATTTTCTATagaataataaacagtaccacaggaaagtgctgctcagtagctttcaacTGAATGCTCACTCTATAGGATTTCACGCACAGAcctaaaagttagaaccaccttgtaaaGCGTAATAAGCAGTGGCTTTGATCTGAATGTTCATGCACCCCTTCACTCGTGAGATCGTAAAGGGTGGGTAATAGTTTTGGACAGCCTAGCAACCAACACCAGGAGAATTTTATGCTCAATAGGGACGAGTTATTTTGAAAGATGACTAAAACACTATGAAATAGGATTTCTTACCACATTATTGGCTAGTTTAAGCAAGAAATAGTGCAAATGATGTTCTTGGCGAGAAAGGAAACATAAAGCTTCATTCTGAAATTAATACACATAAGGGTGAGTAacgaggaaaaagaaaacaaaaacaaagaaatctcAGAaagtaataagaaaaaaaaaaacgctaccTTCATAGTTGATGTACAAACCTTTGATTTTACAACAAGCATTAAGTACTTGAGGATGGCttccttgtgcaaaacagcaacaaactaaaagtaacaaaaaaacaaaacgacaAGAATATTTCGAATTCAAAAGCAAAGCAGAAGGTTTGTTTTTacgaataaataaatgaattttgttttagtGTTGGAGTAGTTACCTTGCTGGCTTATTGTGTACACTAAAAGAACATTCACTGCTTTccatacatacatgtacaataaccactacaacaacaaagcaaaaagcaGAAGCATAGCAGATACAAAATAAACGAAGaaagtacagtacagtacagtacagaaCAGCACCTTTTCAGCCAATCCTTTATGTAGCTTAGTGACTTGGTACATCAGCTGAAGCAAAGATGAAATAAAGCCAATGAGTTCATGGATGTGTAACTCCATGCATGGCTTTCCAACCTTACAACTCACTTCCAACGAGCCATACCCAGGAAGGCTCAAAATGGCCTTTTCCGATGGCTTAGAGCTTCTGATATCATGAGATAAGCTGTAGAAGGAAAAGTAATAATTATCGATAGAAAATTTGTTGGTTAACTTGAGGTCCTTAAAAGATGTTCCTTTATGAGCTTAAATGTCTTGCCAAGCCCAAAAGCAGCTACTGAATTATCAAACCATCTATTTCAAGTCGGCGTGCAAACGTCTCCTATCGAATTTCATTTGTTGCCACAGAAATATATCCGCGGAGGTCACACCCCTTACCCTTTTCTATACCCCTGTTGCATACCTTCAATTGACAAAtggtagcctgcagtgcaggcgttttctttgagcgcgcaatttgctcgcgaaagcgccatgttgaaacttcccgaagagaggagatgtttctcccctccccctcacccctttccttctttcgccctcgcaCCTACCGTAAGGGTTGCTATTTCTAagtactctccccaatcttccactgtcataaaatcaaagatggcaaCCACAACAACattacgaacacgaacaaggtttcgcccacccaaaatacgcctgcactgcaggctagacaaatggtacccctttcacacacTAGTTGAGACAAATgcagtgtttttaaaatatgaatgAATCACCAATACAGAAAGTTTTcacgactttttcacagccataaaatgcatacGCGAATCCATAAACATTCATGCTTGGCGACCGGAAATGAACCGTGAACAGGGCTACAACCTTCCCCCAATTTATGGAAATATTCTGCAGCTACATCAAAACGAGGCTGCGAAAACAACAAACGTCATCACTGATGAAGGTATCCGGATGGATCCTAAAAGCTCCGCCAaactttcaacaaattgttAGTGTGTAAGAATATATTGTCGGACAGACGAATCTCCATTCTGTTATATGTTAGCCATTTTAGAACTCTTTACAGACCAATGTGgtagatttccctaccctttaatACACtgcaactagtgaaatccccaCCATTTCTGTATACCTGAAACCTGAAACAGGTTcccctttcgggtggagccCCTTCATATAGGCCATTGTATGGACTCCCGACTTTTCTAGGGGAGCACCTGCACCGATTATACAGGTCTGTCCCATTCCCGTCTGTTAATCAAGACAGATGGAAGATCCTGTCTCGTAAAACTTTCATCACTCTAAACCATCTTCTGAATTATCTATCCATCTATTTCAGGCTAGCCtgcagacgtctcctctcctatttcctttgttgccaCAGAAATAAATCTGCGAaagtccaaccccttacccttttatataccccCTTTCGTATACAGTGTaccttttattgaaaaatggtacccctttcacacacTAGTTTATCACGCTGCATCACTGAATTTTGTTGCTAGGTACCCCCTTGAGCGACCACCATGTTTTGGGTCCCAAAGAAGTGTTGAGAAATAATCTCTGAGTAATAAATctgaataattataatttaaatttttttacctgATTTGAGTGAAACAGCTCTCCAGGAATTTTGAGCTGATTATGGGAAGGAGCACAGTACTGGTCAGTTGCTCAAGCTCATGGAGAGTTTCCACTGGTGAGTGGGTACCCTGTTAATGAATCAATCATCAAAATAATcgaaaatttgttttgcaaagtgtACGCATCTTATATTACAAGACTATGGTTGTTTACAGAAGCAGCCTTCATTTAAATCTCACTGTCTGTCCTATATGTCACATGTACCTGCTCAAGTGGCTTAGTATAGAAAGCAGTTAAAATAGCAAGAGATCCAGAAAGAAGACACAGGTTTTCAGGCTGGTAAAACAAAAAGACATAAAGCAAATATCAGTAATAGTAGCACTAAGAACATAGTAATATAGTTACCCCCATGAGAAACATTTCTCTTGGGTGCAAGCTAACTACGTAAATGACAATTATGACACAAATGACTCTgcaaatgctaaaagccatgctGGAAAGAAACCTCCGCTTGCAGGGTATACTATGGAATACTAGTACATTATAGGGTCATCACCAACAGTATGTGGTCTTGTACATTATGCTCCTGGGTGAAGACAAAGAAGGCTAATGACAGTTTCTTGTCAAAGAAAGCTAGTGAACATCACAGAATGGCCTACCATTAATACCTCCACAATACAGTATAATTTATACACTACATGTCTATTTATAGCATGCGTATTCTCTGTACAGTACATTACATATTTCCTATTGAGCTGAGGAGAATTTGTTCTACAATCAATACCTTTTTTGCTTTGTGATCATTTCCTATATTCTCCGTGACCTTTaatatgttttattatttaatgtAATAATATAAGGTACTTTATGTACCTGAAGAGTTGTTGTATCTGAATCCACAATCTCCTTAACCCACTTAGTTATAATTGCACCAATCAGAGGCAGGAATCCAGTCACATGACTCCATTTAAGAGCCAAAGGTGGCAGAGAATCTATCCCATGGTGCTCTTCAGTAGTTGATGCGTTTCCCTGAGCCTTGTGGTCAGCAGATGTGCTAGCAGCATAAATGGCAGCTTCTATGACACCAAATACAGCAGTGGCACAGGAAAGCTCTGCTTTTCCTTCAGGCATGGTTGCTAAAATTGACAGACTTTGAACTGATTGCAGATGTTCTACAAAAGCCGTGTACATTTCcctagaattaaaaaaaaggaagctAGTAACACCATCAAGGCTTCAAGAGTTCTTAAAATGCTGCCATTTCATTTGCTGGGGCAGTTGAGCGACTGAGGACTTCAAATTCATCAATCTCTACCTCAGGGCTCCAAATATTGGCTGGTCAACAGACAATGTCTGGGCAAGAATGACCATTTGTTTTGTCCAGACAAACTTTCACTTTGCTGGTCTTTTTGGTGGGACACATTAAGAAGCCACCAGAAAAAATACAGGTCTCAAGACAAAAAGcattttcactttcaattttacgtttttaCTTGTTATGAATAAGTAGCTCAAGTTATTATTGTGTTCTTTGTGACATTTTGACGGGTCAGAAGAGAGAGGTGACCGAGCTAAAATTTCTTTGGCTAGTCCACAAGACTGGCAACAGTCTCAGATTTATTTTGAGTCCTGTACTTCCCTTTTCCATAATTTTAGAAACTGTCAGCAGTAACAAATTTACCAAACTTTGCTttgtaataataaattattgtagaTTAAGTTTCCTATTCTCCAAACATTCCAGTTCCACCGTGGTGGCTGCCAGGCCTCTTACCAAATTACCACTGAAAGGATGAACATGTATAAGGATTCATGGTGAGCAAGGTTGGCGCAGGGGCATTTGCCTCCTACCAACATGGcccaggttcaaatcccagtgttgacaccatatgtgggttgagtttgttgttagtTGTCTCCCATGCTctgagggttttttttctgtgtactctggttttcccctctcctcaaaaaccaacatttccaaaatcCAATTAGACCAGGAATTAGGTAGACAAAGAACCTCTTAGTTGATGTGCTACAtctaaatatatatttattgttatttattaactTATTTATTAATGAACAATTTCTGGTTTTGAAGATTACCTGATTGAGTCACAGCCTAAGCCATACAAAACACATACTCTCCATGTCCGCAGGCTTTCAATGTACAGTGAATATGCCTCCTGTAGTTCAACCTGCATGTTAGCAGGGGTTAGAGCTGTGTAGCGAATAAGTCGGTCAAGTAAATTGTACTTTGAGATCTGTCAATGAAAACATAAGATCAAGGGTTACATCACAAACATGCAGGTTTAATGTCCACATCTCTTCATTTCTCCagaaaatctcaaataataAGATATCAGTGTGTTTAGTTACTGTCCCTCTGATCCTTAAACCATTTTCCTCCAAAGACCATAAACATTCAGCATAATGGCGGGCTGCCATTTTGGATCATGTTTGATGTCATCCTGTCTGATGTGAAATCAGCAGAAAGTTCATGTGGCCAGAATGTTTCacactattattttgttgctATGATTACAGCGTATGTTCTTTCTTTTAACTAGaaatacaatgtacatgtatgccCTCCAAAACCTTATAAAACTCAGTATGAATAGTGCCACTCAAGTTATGTTCTGATAAAAGTAGGATACTTAACTCACCAGCATTGCAGCCATGTGCTTTCCTGCACAACAAATAGATCTAACAAATCGCATAGCTGCACTAACTGGCTGACCGTTCACAGATCCATTCATTTTCTCAGACGTTTTCCAGGAGAGAGGAAGAAAGTTAACAAAGATGGCTTCCACAAGTCTTGGACATTTGATGACTTCACTTGCAACTTGTGTAGAATGCTGACAAATTCTTGTGAGAATATCCAGAATGTCCTGAACTGCAGGGGCTGCTGGACAACAGACTTCGAGTATGTATCTTAGTCTTAGCAATATACTCATCTGAATCAGTCCCTGGAAATATTCAAGAACATCAAGATATCACAAAAGTGTAGAATACATAATGTACCTTTCGGGTAATAATTATGTGAGAGAAtttaatacaaaaaacaaattattttgcctttggtgatcattttattctgGTTACAAAATTCACTTTTGATTCATCCAATCTACTTCATATCCATacaaataattaataaaagatcaaatttttttgcctttggtgatcattctgttttggttaaaaattttacttttgattATTCAATTTACTTCATCTATCTGATCAGAAgtactacctagatctgggtagtgacacgtcatcagtatggaatttccaTGCTTGTTCCTCAGAGACCATTACACTGGGAAACAAGTGGAAGCATtggttttctcaggctaactgTAGTTCCTTGCAAGATTTTTCTCATTTCCCttgttttgttctcttttattttcCAAGGCTTTATTGTGTTGAATgcattgttttcctttttttacacCACTTGTAAACATAATTAcaggttcttacaacaaggatAAACTGATTTTCTTAATTACCCATCCACCCTGCAGAATATTGATGTTTTAACCCCAAAAAGTCTCTAAATTGTCATCATTCAGCCTACAAAAAGCCTTACACACAATATGTATGCAGTGATATTACTATTGAGTTCATTCCATGCAGTTTTTGCCCAGTTTTAGCTCAGTCTACACTGCTACGTACTTTAACAACATCTTGTTTGAGTAGCTCAGCATCTGTCAATcccttttctccttcttcctcTTCAttagacctttttcgttctttcTTAGTAACAGGGCTCAATGCTGGAAGTTCATGTCCACGTGGAAAGCTGAACAACTTATCAGCTAATTCCTACAATGAAAGGTCTGTAAGTATTTAGGGATTATTCTAAGAAGGAACCCTCTACAATTAATGAAGTATTGAGGTGCTGGGAAAATGCCCTTGTTCTATACTTTACACGAGCAAATCATGCTGAGCTCCTGATTACTACAAAGTAGTTTGTGTGGGTCATAACTActgttttaactttttcttcAACAGTACCTGACATGGGAACCAAACTACCCACCTGTATATCCAGTGAACATTCTCTTAATTCTCATGAGCTGTATGTAGGGCTCAAAATTGCGACTAATATTATGGTCACGAATGCGACTGACATTTTCTCCTTGGCGACTAAAGATTCTGGTTTAGAAGCCACTTTGGAGACCAGATTTCTCTATGAATTAGGTTTcagcattttaaagaaaatgaaagttggAAATTTAGTTGTCTGGGAGTGACAGGGTTCATAATTATGCATACCTTGTCACTTGGCACAATGAGAATAGCAGTAAAACACTGGATGGCAGCTGCTATGACAGCATCAGAGGAGTCATCTAATGCCCATCTGAGAAGAAACAGAACTCCTGCATCAAGAAGAACGGACACTATATTGTCATCAAGATGCTCTTGAAATACACCCAGCTGAGCCTGGAAAAGAATTCAGAATGGAAAACACAAAACAGGTAAGCCTTGCAGTTAATGAAAGCATATGCAACATGAAAAGTTCACTCATTTACAAACTGAAGGACTGCTGAGGGTTACAGCCTTGGAAATGATGCACATTTTTCCATGAAAACCTGGCAAGGTTGAAAATAGGGAGACATTATACAGTT containing:
- the LOC140943445 gene encoding RNA polymerase II-associated protein 1-like isoform X2, which produces MFSRPGTEDTESDLLRFQEEFLAGRLNPSATVVRSNNEGESPPASAGGKRVSPFAPEVERDVVTLEGLPTLQPPSQADPAFPPKKKSRFKSRRQNKEQNDKEDIDCAELLDIHDRHVTSVLSQIKEREIQYGSIRAPEVSERGFPVALHRGNITDQKSSSTKDNNSEGKRSLFAQQFAASGGITFGVKERKRDNSQLKTKTKETLKVNSPRAPQFVNSSIVSGEGLMHSGGKEVLLNKEVEEIHKENIAKLESMSHEEILEEQARIKASLDPSLVAFLTLRQRKNEDERTHTDTSMERSNGGEFRGHITSCAMDIESNHDGKHVHFSENVEIIKPDNKEETMSDHSTADGCITIGDMEVSSKWLHMGTVETEKLEWMKDCQTPSAVESKEGRQARFNFNGNLVNQSDDIPEYLGLHHHGDEPSSAGYTLEELIVLARSSFLQQRVLALQVLARIIRQAQLGVFQEHLDDNIVSVLLDAGVLFLLRWALDDSSDAVIAAAIQCFTAILIVPSDKELADKLFSFPRGHELPALSPVTKKERKRSNEEEEGEKGLTDAELLKQDVVKGLIQMSILLRLRYILEVCCPAAPAVQDILDILTRICQHSTQVASEVIKCPRLVEAIFVNFLPLSWKTSEKMNGSVNGQPVSAAMRFVRSICCAGKHMAAMLISKYNLLDRLIRYTALTPANMQVELQEAYSLYIESLRTWRVCVLYGLGCDSIREMYTAFVEHLQSVQSLSILATMPEGKAELSCATAVFGVIEAAIYAASTSADHKAQGNASTTEEHHGIDSLPPLALKWSHVTGFLPLIGAIITKWVKEIVDSDTTTLQPENLCLLSGSLAILTAFYTKPLEQGTHSPVETLHELEQLTSTVLLPIISSKFLESCFTQISLSHDIRSSKPSEKAILSLPGYGSLEVSCKVGKPCMELHIHELIGFISSLLQLMYQVTKLHKGLAEKFVAVLHKEAILKYLMLVVKSKNEALCFLSRQEHHLHYFLLKLANNVFEATESQDLISTVPLWHEVGLLLFAKLLPGDEFYAFDLLSTVLFNSKFFRSLSLHQVRKTQSFLVSPCTGPIQPADWMFLPIVKLHNQAISVEMKGKEIDTVASQAVSIVTATLQLVLLLEDWWPSCLRHVSMTSRIARIMCVFLTGSDLFLNSKVHDYLSVLLRIYTNSAKLAKLDFNSPIPGLTSFYDLYASLLSQYSAVSFGDPLFGCFVVLPLTQRHDIKFRRAVWDEHIGVLRALAIPLDQLPIPLEEFLYPIEQNQSLLALYLRALATQTVRALWSPLFYLVAVHHVNAFIFQRVNPEDDRELKQKITLLKQVLAVQNENVRHDVLHYYKPAPLDSTQLFEKFTNLPADRQLLLRNRENLEDCRKVYQKMASV